The proteins below come from a single Argentina anserina chromosome 1, drPotAnse1.1, whole genome shotgun sequence genomic window:
- the LOC126804535 gene encoding uncharacterized protein LOC126804535, whose translation MSSIREQNGQVEGAVGGTSSSNIAYLAPVEAKTSDFELKSGFLHHFPKFHGLSGDDPNQHLSVPHHAHPIGIREGMLLQYFYEGLLQMERELFNSAAGGSFLDKSNVVAKDLFEKRAMTNQQFGTSASSTRHVHETNSSSSSALEEKVDKFSKMMSHFMKTSRAQVCGICTEGYHTDQCRQVSSSGGYEEVNVLGYQGGQRYNLFSNTYNPSLCDHPNFRWSNNENVLRLHQNAMQFRPRPAGLFRPQAPLLNVPPPNVASTPNYDEMLKSLVAGQSQLNTVTQTLVVSQQANTKDIAELKTHMGQVVDFMSRFSKQGKLPSGVIPNPKNEQAKAIMTRSGLELKERPSVARKAQTAHVLEEGDEMTMMNDLRKIQLPPRRRVCRSMTHTKVQMLTQMN comes from the exons ATGTCATCAATCAGAGAGCAGAATGGCCAAGTAGAAGGAGCAGTTGGGGGGACATCATCCTCTAACATAGCGTACCTTGCTCCAGTGGAGGCCAAGACGAGTGATTTTGAGTTGAAGAGTGGGTTCCTACATCATTTCCCTAAGTTCCATGGACTCTCAGGAGATGACCCCAATCAACATCTCTCTGTTCCA CATCATGCCCACCCCATTGGGATTAGAGAAGGTATGTTGCTTCAGTATTTCTATGAAGGATTGCTACAAATGGAAAGAGAGCTCTTTAATTCAGCTGCTGGTGGATCATTtttggacaagagcaatgtaGTAGCAAAAGATCTTTTCGAGAAGAGAGCTATGACCAACCAACAATTTGGAACATCTGCTAGTTCCACACGGCATGTACATGAGACCAACTCGAGTTCAAGCTCTGCTCTAGAGGAGAAGGTTGATAAGTTTTCCAAGATGATGAGTCATTTCATGAAGACTAGTAGAGCTCAAGTTTGTGGAATCTGTACGGAGGGGTACCATACTGATCAGTGTCGTCAAGTTTCTTCTAGTGGAGGGTATGAAGAAGTCAATGTccttggttatcaaggaggtcagaggtacaaTCTATTTTCGAATACTTACAACCCTAGCCTATGTGATCATCCAAACTTTCGGTGGTCCAATAATGAGAATGTACTAAGGCTACATCAGAATGCTATGCAATTTAGGCCTCGTCCGGCTGGTTTGTTTAGACCGcaagctccactactcaatgttCCACCTCCCAATGTGGCTAGTActcctaattatgatgagATGTTGAAATCTTTAGTTGCTGGGCAAAGTCAATTGAATACTGTGACTCAAACTTTAGTGGTGAGTCAACAAGCAAATACTAAGGACATTGCGGAGCTAAAAACGCATATGGGCCAGGTAGTAGACTTCATGAGCCGTTTTTCTAAGCAAGGGAAGTTGCCAAGTGGTGTCATACCTAACCCAAAGAATGAGCAAGCCAAAGCTATCATGACAAGGAGTGGGCTCGAGCTAAAGGAGCGACCTAGTGTTGCTAGGAAGGCCCAAACGGCCCATGTTCTTGAGGAGGGTG